A window of Cryptomeria japonica chromosome 3, Sugi_1.0, whole genome shotgun sequence contains these coding sequences:
- the LOC131042662 gene encoding U-box domain-containing protein 54, protein MIEETLRSQDWRRTMEFARFNPVQEGSCEIEEEVMGDHICMDEKNDGNPEIYVAVGKDPSPLQWALSHLVKEGDSLTLIHVFPPLKSIPTPVEKLPISQVSQDIVDNHIKEEEVKRTKLLQNYMDMCLNVKAKTETVVIESDMPHKSLVELISVLKISKLVMGTKPATHPMTRKLKKGPSKGEYVHRHAPHFCEVFLICEGKIIIPKADGEPKNSDASPSSATTISRHGINDEPGEDTTNCMGFYRRFLR, encoded by the exons ATGATTGAGGAGACTCTGAGAAGCCAagattggagaagaacaatggagttTGCCAGATTCAACCCAGTTCAAGAAGGGAGTTGTGAGATAGAAGAGGAAGTAATGGGAGATCATATATGCATGGATGAGAAGAATGATGGTAACCCTGAGATATATGTTGCAGTGGGGAAGGACCCTTCTCCACTGCAATGGGCTTTGAGTCATCTTGTTAAAGAGGGGGACTCTCTTACTCTCATTCATGTTTTCCCTCCCTTGAAGTCAATTCCAACACCAG TTGAAAAGCTTCCCATAAGTCAAGTGTCACAAGACATTGTGGACAACCATATAAAAGAGGAAGAGGTCAAGAGAACAAAGTTACTGCAGAACTACATGGATATGTGCTTAAATGTCAAG GCAAAAACAGAAACAGTTGTGATCGAAAGCGATATGCCTCACAAGTCACTGGTAGAATTGATATCAGTacttaaaatttcaaaacttgttATGGGGACAAAACCAGCAACTCATCCTATGACAAG AAAGCTGAAGAAGGGCCCAAGCAAAGGTGAATATGTACACAGGCACGCTCCACATTTTTGTGAGGTATTTCTGATTTGTGAAGGGAAAATCATCATTCCAAAAGCAGACGGTGAGCCTAAAAATTCAGATGCATCTCCAAGTTCTGCCACCACCATATCCAGACATGGTATAAACGATGAACCAGGAGAAGATACCACAAATTGTATGGGTTTTTATCGTAGATTCTTGAGATAA